The Kroppenstedtia pulmonis genome has a segment encoding these proteins:
- a CDS encoding PEP/pyruvate-binding domain-containing protein: MFTASLQLVDRYEATGGKAKNLSILTRHQLPVPDGFVITTDAFSHCMKTNQLTPENSEYMEEKILNAIIPQPIVTQVESAFHQLMDSYNSVAVRSSSQAEDLKEASFAGQYQSYLHVQSAPELLEKVKACWASLFTPQVVQYVKNMNLSMENLSMGVIVQGLVDAELSGVIFSANPVTNNSREIMINASYGLGETIVSGMVTPDCYLVDKETWRLHKERGEKEIKMITAERGTQTLETTIQERNRFCLSDRQIFNLADLTKKVEAIYHHPVDIEFAIENEQIYLLQVRPITTV, encoded by the coding sequence ATGTTTACGGCTTCACTTCAGCTGGTTGATCGGTATGAAGCCACTGGTGGAAAAGCCAAAAATTTATCGATTTTGACCCGCCATCAGCTTCCGGTTCCCGACGGTTTTGTCATAACAACCGACGCTTTCTCCCACTGTATGAAAACCAACCAACTCACTCCTGAAAATTCAGAATATATGGAAGAGAAAATCCTGAATGCCATCATTCCTCAACCCATCGTAACCCAAGTGGAATCCGCCTTTCATCAGTTAATGGACTCTTATAACTCGGTAGCCGTTCGCTCTTCATCCCAGGCTGAAGATCTGAAGGAAGCCTCTTTCGCAGGGCAGTACCAGTCATATCTCCATGTACAAAGCGCTCCTGAACTGCTGGAAAAAGTGAAGGCTTGTTGGGCTTCACTGTTTACTCCCCAGGTTGTTCAATACGTAAAAAACATGAACCTATCCATGGAGAATCTGTCCATGGGAGTTATTGTTCAGGGGTTGGTCGATGCAGAGTTATCCGGTGTCATCTTCAGTGCCAACCCCGTAACAAACAACTCCCGGGAAATCATGATAAACGCCAGTTATGGATTGGGTGAAACCATCGTCTCTGGCATGGTCACCCCTGATTGTTATCTTGTTGACAAAGAAACATGGCGTCTTCACAAAGAGCGGGGAGAAAAGGAAATCAAGATGATCACGGCTGAAAGGGGTACCCAAACCCTAGAGACCACTATCCAAGAGCGAAATCGTTTTTGTCTGTCTGACAGGCAAATCTTCAACTTGGCGGACCTTACAAAGAAAGTGGAAGCCATCTATCATCACCCGGTGGATATCGAATTCGCCATCGAAAATGAACAGATTTATCTATTACAAGTTCGTCCCATTACCACTGTCTAA
- a CDS encoding FecCD family ABC transporter permease: MRTAQRKKRRIQRPAGMGLGLTVLLLFLLCLHLGTGEYPLSVPDVVKSLWGVGEEGESFVLYQLRLPRALAALLAGMSLGVAGAVVQGLTRNPLASPGVLGLNAGAAAAVVAVIVLFPDWSPAIRPVVGFFGGWIAVGIVYMAGWRQGTSALRMILVGLGVAALAQAGVTFLLTMGKVQAVTQASIWMAGSVYGVRWEQVIPLIVWFLVLFPCAWTGARHLDVLHLGDEMATGLGMRLEPIRLLLLAVGVGLAGAAVSTAGTVGFIGLMAPHIARRLIGVPHGGLIPVAAGVGGVVALGADWAGRTLFAPLEIPMGVVTAVIGAPYFFWLLFRKVS, from the coding sequence ATGAGGACAGCTCAGAGAAAAAAAAGACGGATACAGAGACCTGCCGGTATGGGTCTGGGTTTGACAGTGCTTCTTCTATTCTTGTTGTGTCTTCATCTGGGTACGGGAGAATACCCGCTTTCCGTGCCGGATGTGGTGAAGTCTCTGTGGGGTGTCGGAGAGGAAGGAGAGTCCTTTGTTCTGTACCAACTTCGCCTGCCCCGGGCATTGGCGGCATTATTGGCGGGAATGTCTCTGGGTGTGGCGGGGGCTGTGGTTCAGGGTTTGACTCGGAATCCCCTGGCTTCGCCAGGGGTGCTGGGGCTGAACGCCGGGGCTGCGGCGGCGGTGGTGGCAGTGATCGTTCTTTTTCCCGATTGGTCTCCCGCTATCCGTCCTGTCGTTGGCTTTTTCGGAGGGTGGATCGCTGTGGGGATTGTTTATATGGCAGGGTGGCGACAGGGTACTTCTGCCCTGCGTATGATACTGGTGGGGTTGGGTGTGGCAGCATTGGCCCAGGCCGGGGTTACGTTTCTGCTTACGATGGGAAAAGTTCAGGCGGTCACCCAGGCGAGTATTTGGATGGCTGGAAGTGTTTACGGAGTTCGTTGGGAGCAAGTGATTCCCCTGATTGTTTGGTTTTTGGTCTTATTTCCTTGTGCTTGGACAGGAGCCCGCCATTTGGATGTCCTTCACCTGGGGGATGAAATGGCCACAGGGTTGGGGATGCGGTTGGAACCGATTCGGTTACTTTTACTGGCTGTTGGAGTCGGACTGGCGGGAGCCGCGGTTTCCACAGCCGGTACTGTGGGCTTTATCGGATTGATGGCCCCGCATATTGCCAGACGACTGATCGGAGTTCCCCATGGCGGGCTGATTCCGGTGGCCGCTGGAGTGGGAGGGGTCGTCGCCCTGGGAGCAGATTGGGCGGGGCGAACTCTCTTTGCGCCTTTGGAGATTCCCATGGGGGTGGTGACCGCTGTGATCGGAGCGCCGTATTTCTTTTGGCTCTTGTTTCGAAAAGTCTCTTGA
- a CDS encoding Xaa-Pro dipeptidyl-peptidase, translating to MLRKAVTVSLCWTLIVAIWAGSNHVSAKAEQSVAGIKLEDKVTQPIYSYQDAIRETVYVEAPMDSDNDGKKDRIAVDLMRPKETDKGLKVPVIYEMSPYRAGLQDISFHDVDVELNPVGKKRSGDKGSGAGMLSFATAAKAVKETNRDTPKPFPGYYDNYFVPRGYAVVLAEGPGSGRSDGCPTTGGENEVTGTRAVIDWLNGRAKGYNEKGEPVKADWSTGKVGMIGVSYNGTLPNAVAATGVKGLETIVPIAAISSWYDYYRANGAVVAPGGYQGEDADVLAKAVLTRKNPEACTKAITDLEQKQDRITGDYNDFWDERNYVKNAKNIRASVFLVHGLNDWNVKTKHAAQWWNALERHHVPRKIWLHQGGHINPFNLRHKEWMTTLNRWFDHWLYGIDNGIMEEPMADIEHAAGKWETHRNWPDPKTKPVSLYLKATTHEGAGELYSKPIPTPPHHRESLIDDPRQKAEQLAADPEAPSSNRLVYLTPELKEPIRISGTPKITIRARIDKPVANLTALLVDYGTDTRVDYQKGLKNTGEQVCYGEGVPGDTGCTYLYEHHLHSTPFEIVTRGWMDPQNRQSPVRSKPIKPGQDYTFQWDLQADDYLFKPGHRIGVVLISSDHDYTLRPTGGTKITVTPEKSQIVLPIANGRITFEQ from the coding sequence ATGCTCCGAAAAGCAGTCACTGTATCACTGTGTTGGACCCTTATCGTTGCAATCTGGGCCGGCAGCAACCATGTATCGGCGAAAGCAGAACAGTCGGTTGCGGGAATCAAGCTGGAAGATAAGGTGACCCAGCCGATCTACTCCTACCAGGACGCTATCCGGGAAACGGTTTATGTGGAAGCACCCATGGACAGTGATAACGACGGAAAAAAAGATCGAATCGCCGTGGATTTGATGCGTCCCAAGGAGACGGACAAGGGATTAAAGGTGCCTGTCATCTATGAAATGAGCCCGTATCGGGCCGGACTTCAGGATATCTCTTTCCACGACGTGGATGTGGAACTGAATCCGGTTGGCAAGAAAAGAAGTGGCGATAAGGGGTCCGGGGCAGGTATGCTCTCCTTTGCAACTGCGGCAAAGGCGGTAAAAGAGACAAACCGGGATACACCCAAACCTTTCCCCGGCTACTATGACAACTACTTTGTACCACGGGGATATGCTGTGGTTCTCGCCGAAGGTCCCGGCAGTGGGCGGTCTGACGGTTGTCCCACTACAGGCGGGGAAAATGAAGTGACAGGGACTCGTGCCGTCATCGACTGGCTAAACGGCCGGGCCAAAGGATACAACGAAAAAGGAGAACCGGTAAAGGCCGATTGGTCCACCGGCAAGGTGGGGATGATCGGTGTTTCCTATAACGGGACCCTTCCCAATGCTGTTGCCGCAACCGGTGTCAAGGGACTGGAAACCATCGTTCCCATCGCAGCCATCAGTAGTTGGTACGACTACTACCGGGCCAATGGCGCCGTCGTCGCTCCAGGTGGATACCAGGGAGAAGACGCCGATGTTCTGGCAAAAGCAGTTCTGACACGAAAAAATCCCGAAGCCTGTACCAAAGCCATAACCGACCTGGAACAAAAACAGGATCGTATCACAGGGGACTACAACGACTTTTGGGATGAACGCAACTATGTGAAAAATGCAAAAAATATAAGAGCAAGCGTCTTTCTTGTCCACGGACTCAACGACTGGAACGTCAAGACCAAGCATGCCGCCCAGTGGTGGAATGCTCTGGAGCGTCATCACGTCCCCCGGAAAATATGGTTGCATCAAGGGGGACACATCAATCCCTTCAACCTCCGACACAAAGAATGGATGACAACTCTGAACCGTTGGTTTGACCATTGGCTGTATGGTATCGACAATGGCATCATGGAAGAACCCATGGCTGATATTGAACATGCCGCCGGTAAGTGGGAAACACATCGAAACTGGCCGGATCCCAAAACGAAACCCGTCTCCCTGTATCTAAAAGCAACCACCCATGAGGGAGCCGGGGAGCTTTACTCCAAGCCGATCCCCACCCCCCCGCATCACCGGGAATCATTGATCGATGATCCCCGGCAAAAAGCGGAACAATTGGCGGCTGACCCAGAAGCGCCTTCCTCCAACCGCCTGGTTTACCTGACACCGGAATTGAAAGAACCGATCCGGATCAGCGGAACTCCCAAAATCACGATCCGGGCCCGGATTGACAAGCCCGTAGCCAACCTGACGGCTCTCCTTGTCGACTACGGTACGGATACCCGGGTGGATTACCAAAAAGGATTAAAAAACACCGGCGAACAGGTCTGTTACGGGGAAGGCGTCCCTGGGGATACCGGATGTACCTATCTCTATGAACATCATCTCCATTCCACCCCCTTTGAAATTGTTACAAGAGGCTGGATGGATCCCCAAAACAGACAGTCCCCCGTCCGCTCCAAACCGATCAAGCCGGGACAGGATTACACGTTTCAGTGGGATCTTCAGGCTGATGACTACCTCTTCAAACCGGGACATCGCATCGGGGTCGTCCTGATTTCCAGCGATCACGACTATACCTTGCGCCCCACAGGTGGTACGAAGATTACGGTTACTCCTGAAAAAAGCCAGATTGTCTTGCCGATTGCAAATGGCAGGATCACCTTTGAACAATAA
- a CDS encoding IucA/IucC family protein produces the protein MNTNMVSPEVLERVGSRIMRQLVESLIYEEVVAVQEQPGVSERRVYHIQGTTEEGEPVVYSAEGIRQRAFGRLRLQSPVIRKTETEEQATVDFARFLSEITDSLQEKPEQILSMVRELNQTWWKDGLVQQGVSAPESPDLPFSTLEGLMVHAHPYHPCYKSRIGFNGEDQQTYGPEFLPEGSLLWVALRKDWAMGPGSPPLNHPEWEEGEVELLRKKIRERGMDPEDYWLVPVHPWQWREQVEPLFFMLMNKHVIIPLGRTRDQYRPQQSIRTMSNTTRTGRADIKLPLSITNTSAKRILGAHHVENAVPVSDWLHGLAQTDDYLSKKGTLFLREWAAVLLDESRLPRTMRQLSYGVLGAIWRESVLQKLKQDEGVVPFTLLCHLDRQGRPLTDPWVKQWGLKPWVRGVLEKTILPQVHLLVKHGVALESHAQNLLLIHRKGFPNRVAFRDLPGGIRIYREKGDTRDLPDLQPIVASHVNAALSIVTDSRAHVRDFLMDGFFHINLSEWSYFLTLHYQLPEEEFWLMAADIIKGYREEMTLYREKWEQWDFFVREVEVGQLTARRLFGEGEEREHQVPNPLSVYKGSRISYN, from the coding sequence TTGAACACCAATATGGTAAGTCCTGAGGTGTTGGAGCGGGTTGGGAGTCGGATTATGCGGCAATTGGTGGAATCATTGATTTATGAAGAGGTGGTGGCGGTTCAGGAGCAACCAGGGGTGTCAGAGAGAAGAGTCTATCATATTCAGGGGACCACCGAGGAGGGAGAGCCGGTTGTTTACTCTGCTGAAGGGATACGGCAACGGGCCTTTGGACGGCTTCGCCTTCAGTCACCTGTGATCCGGAAAACAGAGACGGAAGAACAGGCAACCGTCGATTTTGCACGGTTTCTGTCAGAGATCACCGACTCGCTTCAGGAAAAACCGGAGCAGATCCTTTCCATGGTAAGGGAGTTAAACCAAACCTGGTGGAAGGATGGACTGGTGCAACAAGGGGTAAGTGCTCCTGAATCCCCGGATCTGCCCTTTTCAACCTTGGAAGGGTTAATGGTTCATGCTCACCCTTACCATCCCTGTTACAAGTCCCGGATTGGCTTTAACGGGGAAGACCAGCAGACCTACGGCCCTGAATTTCTCCCTGAAGGATCATTACTCTGGGTGGCTTTACGGAAGGACTGGGCGATGGGTCCTGGATCTCCTCCTTTGAATCATCCTGAATGGGAAGAGGGAGAGGTTGAACTCTTACGGAAGAAAATACGGGAAAGGGGAATGGATCCGGAAGATTATTGGTTGGTGCCTGTCCATCCCTGGCAGTGGCGGGAACAAGTGGAACCGTTGTTTTTTATGCTGATGAACAAACATGTGATCATTCCCCTGGGTCGGACCCGGGATCAGTATCGTCCGCAACAATCGATCCGTACGATGTCCAATACAACCCGGACAGGCAGGGCGGATATCAAACTACCCCTGAGTATTACCAACACATCGGCAAAACGAATACTGGGAGCCCACCATGTGGAAAATGCCGTACCGGTGTCCGATTGGTTACATGGATTGGCACAGACTGATGACTACTTATCAAAGAAAGGAACGTTGTTTCTACGGGAATGGGCAGCAGTGTTGCTGGATGAATCCCGATTACCCCGGACAATGCGGCAACTCAGCTACGGCGTATTGGGAGCGATCTGGAGGGAGAGTGTATTACAGAAACTGAAGCAGGATGAAGGGGTGGTTCCCTTTACCCTTCTCTGTCATCTGGATCGACAAGGACGTCCTTTGACAGATCCTTGGGTAAAGCAGTGGGGATTGAAGCCTTGGGTCAGAGGAGTGTTGGAAAAAACGATTCTGCCCCAGGTTCATCTGCTGGTCAAACACGGTGTAGCCTTGGAATCCCATGCCCAAAACCTGTTATTAATCCACCGGAAAGGGTTTCCCAATCGGGTTGCCTTCCGGGATTTGCCTGGAGGAATCCGTATCTATCGGGAAAAGGGGGACACTCGGGATCTTCCGGATCTGCAGCCGATTGTGGCCTCCCATGTCAATGCAGCTTTGTCCATTGTGACGGACTCCAGGGCCCATGTACGTGATTTTTTGATGGATGGTTTTTTTCACATCAATTTGTCTGAGTGGTCTTATTTCCTAACGCTTCATTATCAACTGCCGGAGGAGGAGTTTTGGTTGATGGCAGCTGATATCATCAAAGGTTACCGGGAAGAGATGACACTGTATCGTGAGAAATGGGAACAATGGGACTTTTTTGTAAGGGAAGTGGAAGTGGGGCAACTAACGGCACGTCGTTTGTTTGGCGAAGGAGAAGAGAGGGAGCACCAGGTACCCAATCCGTTGAGTGTTTATAAAGGGAGTCGTATTTCTTATAATTGA
- a CDS encoding IucA/IucC family C-terminal-domain containing protein, which yields MLQVKERLFLEQHMRLATEPAKGLLISARELADTRQCRSHLQTWQRSMGYPDLVVTASQFSKRYAFLSLLPVLAAMTLFDKGLDGELHNCRLLSVKQEGNWLPRLSLIDGGAVSPISAGRVNWRNTILQRVFAGHVAQVWQAISRATGVKASLLWENTATYVFWLYEHKLPDVTGVNPDQVQEDYVHLIHGTTPDVFGENFHPLRRFFKRTGERKRVRSTCCLHYRTAPGAARCAACPFHDSARQKSLNSC from the coding sequence ATGTTACAAGTAAAAGAGCGACTGTTTCTGGAACAACATATGCGTTTGGCAACCGAACCGGCTAAGGGGTTATTGATTTCCGCCAGGGAATTGGCAGATACCCGACAGTGCCGCTCCCATTTGCAAACATGGCAGAGAAGTATGGGATATCCGGATTTGGTGGTAACCGCTTCCCAGTTTTCCAAACGGTATGCTTTCCTCTCCCTTCTCCCTGTGTTGGCAGCCATGACGCTGTTTGACAAAGGATTGGATGGTGAGCTGCATAACTGTCGTCTTTTGTCCGTTAAACAGGAAGGAAACTGGCTTCCCCGTCTTTCTCTCATCGATGGGGGAGCTGTTTCTCCCATTTCCGCCGGCAGGGTAAATTGGCGGAATACCATCTTGCAACGTGTGTTTGCCGGACATGTCGCTCAGGTCTGGCAGGCGATTTCCAGGGCCACCGGTGTAAAGGCTTCGCTTTTGTGGGAAAACACGGCGACGTATGTGTTTTGGCTCTATGAACATAAACTTCCCGATGTAACAGGGGTAAACCCGGACCAGGTTCAAGAAGACTACGTTCATCTGATTCATGGCACCACACCGGATGTATTCGGGGAAAACTTTCATCCCCTACGACGCTTTTTCAAACGAACAGGAGAGAGAAAGCGGGTTCGGAGCACCTGTTGCCTTCACTATCGGACGGCACCCGGTGCAGCCCGATGTGCAGCTTGTCCCTTCCATGATTCTGCGAGACAGAAAAGCCTTAATTCCTGTTAA
- a CDS encoding ABC transporter substrate-binding protein produces MKIWRLFPWLWIVGLFLLVACNPAGEEAKETDLTRSVKHAMGTTDVVDHPKRVVVLDNGALDNLLALKVKPIGAATVFEKAPFFSYLKDQPKGIKSIGTIDQPNLEAIASLKPDLILGTKEAHVGIYDQLSEIAPTVFTKDYGIDWKENFRLHAKAVNKEKEADTQLDEFEKRAAQLKKELKEKPEKTEISLLRPRTDHIRIYLRQSFSGKFVEDLGFSRPKPQQKDEFELQATEENMEILDGDVILWFTRDQDNLLEEKMMKSPLWKDLKAVKQDRVHHVSDETWLSGMGIQAANAMLDDLFTVFEEK; encoded by the coding sequence ATGAAAATATGGCGTCTGTTTCCGTGGTTATGGATCGTCGGTTTATTCCTTTTGGTTGCCTGTAATCCAGCAGGAGAAGAAGCAAAAGAAACCGACCTGACTCGGTCGGTGAAACATGCCATGGGTACCACTGACGTTGTCGACCATCCCAAACGGGTTGTGGTTCTGGATAATGGAGCTTTGGATAATCTGTTGGCACTGAAAGTGAAACCCATCGGCGCTGCAACGGTCTTTGAAAAAGCCCCCTTCTTCTCCTATTTGAAGGATCAACCCAAAGGAATCAAAAGCATCGGCACCATCGATCAGCCCAACCTGGAAGCCATCGCTTCGTTAAAGCCGGACTTAATTTTAGGAACCAAAGAGGCCCATGTAGGGATCTACGATCAACTCTCGGAAATCGCCCCCACGGTATTTACGAAAGATTACGGAATTGACTGGAAGGAAAACTTCAGGCTTCACGCCAAAGCCGTCAATAAAGAAAAGGAGGCGGATACACAACTGGATGAGTTTGAAAAGCGTGCTGCCCAACTGAAAAAGGAATTAAAAGAAAAACCGGAGAAAACAGAGATCTCTCTTCTCCGCCCCCGCACCGATCATATCCGAATCTATCTGCGTCAATCCTTCTCAGGTAAATTTGTGGAGGATCTCGGTTTTTCCCGACCCAAACCCCAACAAAAGGACGAATTTGAGTTGCAGGCAACGGAAGAAAACATGGAAATCTTGGACGGGGATGTCATTCTGTGGTTCACCCGTGATCAAGATAATCTGTTGGAAGAGAAAATGATGAAAAGTCCCCTTTGGAAGGATTTGAAGGCTGTTAAACAAGACCGTGTCCATCATGTTTCGGATGAAACCTGGTTAAGCGGAATGGGCATCCAAGCCGCCAATGCCATGCTGGATGATCTGTTCACGGTGTTTGAGGAAAAATGA
- a CDS encoding PEP-utilizing enzyme codes for MKTPVITEFQRTIILSEDEKQSGFWIQDDTHFSDPKTPLFLSFMLPAFLHGANKAFKRWKYPIDYIALKSSEGYVYQTTIPAPGDPAQQFQEQLKILRPLFPSLKERLYQKVEDILLPTYEKIEANSRINLSLKDALQKTEELYDFYLTAWEIHFDVVLPQGVLHETLEQLYKNLTKSDDVTFLHEMLTGVMNKFLESDQKLWELAEQAKKNQTLSKIFLHSPANHLQSELSQADDGQDFLSLLAPIIREYGYRKLNNHEFIGETWVENIHEPLSIIQTFIQKDYHFQKEFNHVRTEREHKYRQLLDRLPDSEQKEEFKQVYQWALKATCLRDDHHFYIDAMLPAKARLLLLNVGKTMVLNQIMENPEDIFFLYLDEVQQALSKPEPLTPLISKRQEEYRTYQKKKAPASYGTPSEAQLSSPMLQQIMGSIKETLDDTNRLKGFAASRGKHTGIVKVIHGPDDASKLEKGDILVCKTTTPTWTVMFAVAGAVVTDAGGVLSHSGIVAREYQIPAVVGTKVATTNLKDGDMITVDGTNGVVTIEKQK; via the coding sequence ATGAAAACACCTGTCATTACGGAGTTTCAGCGGACAATCATACTGAGTGAGGATGAGAAACAAAGCGGCTTCTGGATTCAGGACGACACCCACTTTTCTGATCCTAAAACTCCATTGTTTCTCTCCTTTATGCTCCCGGCGTTTTTGCATGGTGCCAACAAAGCATTTAAGAGATGGAAGTATCCCATCGATTACATCGCCCTCAAGAGCTCGGAGGGATATGTCTACCAGACGACTATCCCCGCTCCAGGAGATCCGGCTCAACAGTTTCAGGAGCAACTGAAAATACTACGTCCTCTGTTCCCATCCCTTAAAGAAAGGCTATACCAAAAAGTAGAGGACATACTGTTGCCCACATACGAAAAAATAGAAGCCAACAGTAGGATTAATCTTTCCCTGAAGGATGCCTTGCAAAAAACAGAAGAGCTGTATGACTTTTATCTTACGGCATGGGAGATTCACTTTGATGTTGTTCTCCCACAAGGAGTCCTCCACGAAACTCTGGAACAATTGTATAAAAACCTGACAAAATCTGATGATGTCACTTTCCTTCATGAAATGTTGACAGGTGTCATGAATAAATTCCTGGAATCAGATCAAAAGCTGTGGGAACTGGCTGAACAAGCAAAAAAGAATCAGACGCTATCAAAGATTTTCCTCCACTCTCCCGCCAACCATCTGCAATCTGAACTTTCCCAGGCCGATGACGGGCAGGACTTTCTCTCTTTATTGGCCCCAATAATAAGGGAATATGGTTATCGCAAGTTGAACAATCACGAGTTTATCGGTGAAACATGGGTGGAAAATATCCATGAGCCCTTGTCCATTATTCAAACCTTTATTCAAAAAGACTATCACTTCCAAAAAGAGTTTAACCATGTTCGGACAGAAAGGGAACATAAATATCGCCAATTGTTGGATCGTCTGCCTGACAGTGAACAAAAAGAAGAGTTCAAACAGGTATATCAGTGGGCGCTGAAAGCAACCTGTCTCCGGGACGACCACCATTTCTACATCGATGCGATGTTACCGGCAAAAGCCAGACTGTTACTGCTAAATGTCGGAAAAACGATGGTACTCAATCAGATCATGGAAAATCCGGAGGACATCTTTTTTCTCTATTTGGATGAAGTGCAACAAGCCTTGAGCAAACCTGAGCCCCTGACCCCCTTGATATCCAAACGGCAAGAGGAGTATCGAACCTATCAGAAGAAAAAGGCCCCTGCCTCCTATGGCACACCCTCAGAAGCCCAGTTATCTTCTCCGATGCTCCAACAAATAATGGGTTCCATCAAAGAAACTCTCGATGATACAAACAGATTGAAGGGTTTTGCCGCTTCCCGGGGAAAGCACACAGGTATTGTAAAGGTCATTCACGGACCGGATGATGCGTCAAAACTGGAAAAAGGAGATATATTGGTCTGTAAAACCACTACCCCAACCTGGACGGTTATGTTTGCAGTCGCCGGGGCAGTCGTGACAGATGCAGGAGGTGTTCTCTCCCATTCCGGCATTGTCGCCAGGGAATATCAAATACCGGCTGTGGTCGGGACAAAAGTGGCCACAACCAACTTGAAAGACGGCGACATGATTACGGTGGATGGAACCAACGGAGTGGTAACGATTGAAAAACAAAAATAA
- a CDS encoding FecCD family ABC transporter permease, whose amino-acid sequence MSISDRWKGLGLCLGILGVILAFIASLTAGVADLSPGDVIRGLISPATVGDKEAYLIRSVRFPRAVAAVLAGMSLAVAGALMQAFTRNSLASPDLLGVNQGAGLAVVSTLFLTSGESVTGYTWIAMAGALLAAVGVLGSSSMGQKNLSPLRLILAGSALTALLASITQGILILNQRSMDEMRFWLAGSLVGRDWEWVIQTGWLMVAGVGLALLVRRQVHMLSLGEEVAQGLGMAVLPWKWFFLVLVALLAGSSVALAGPIGFIGLVVPNAIRLMIGSDYRWVIPFSACMGAFLLLVADMGARIVLPSREVSVGVMTAFLGAPYFIWLARGKGGSG is encoded by the coding sequence ATGAGCATTTCGGATCGTTGGAAGGGATTGGGGTTATGTTTGGGGATCCTGGGAGTGATCCTGGCCTTTATCGCCAGTCTTACTGCAGGTGTGGCGGATCTGTCACCTGGCGATGTGATTCGTGGGCTGATTTCACCGGCAACAGTCGGGGATAAGGAAGCTTATCTGATCCGCTCTGTACGGTTTCCCCGGGCAGTGGCGGCTGTATTGGCAGGAATGTCCCTGGCGGTTGCAGGAGCATTGATGCAGGCTTTTACCCGTAATTCCCTTGCCTCTCCGGATTTGCTGGGAGTGAATCAAGGGGCGGGTTTGGCTGTGGTCAGCACTCTTTTTTTGACAAGTGGGGAAAGTGTGACAGGTTATACCTGGATAGCCATGGCCGGAGCATTGCTGGCGGCTGTGGGTGTATTGGGGAGTAGCTCCATGGGACAAAAGAATTTGTCTCCCCTTCGCCTCATTTTGGCAGGTTCTGCATTAACTGCATTACTGGCGTCAATCACCCAGGGAATTCTTATTCTCAATCAGCGGAGTATGGATGAGATGCGTTTCTGGCTGGCAGGTTCTCTGGTGGGACGGGATTGGGAATGGGTAATCCAAACCGGTTGGTTGATGGTGGCAGGTGTCGGATTGGCGTTGCTGGTTCGCCGTCAGGTACATATGTTGAGCTTAGGGGAGGAAGTGGCCCAGGGATTGGGGATGGCTGTACTTCCCTGGAAGTGGTTTTTCCTGGTGCTGGTGGCTCTGCTGGCAGGATCCAGTGTAGCCTTGGCAGGACCGATCGGCTTTATCGGGTTGGTGGTACCCAATGCAATTCGCTTGATGATCGGGTCCGATTATCGTTGGGTAATCCCCTTTTCAGCATGCATGGGAGCTTTTTTACTGTTGGTTGCTGATATGGGAGCCCGGATTGTTCTTCCGTCCAGAGAAGTGTCAGTCGGGGTGATGACTGCCTTTTTAGGCGCGCCCTACTTTATCTGGCTGGCACGGGGGAAGGGGGGTTCGGGATGA